GTGACCACCATGTTGACCTTGTAATTCTGCGCGAGCAGCCGGAGCGTGCTCTGGGTGCTGGCATCGCGCAGGCTCAGGTTGATGGGGTCGGTGGGCAGGCGGTCATAGCAGCTGCTTGGCCGCGGGGCCGATGGAGTGGGAGCCTGTCCGGCCGCCGGAGAAGCCAGCAGAGGCGGCAGGACCAATACGGCGAGGACCAGGGTCGTCTTCGTCCACGAACGCATGGCTCGACTTACCTCCTTGGCCCGCCCGGAGCGGGCGGAGCCGGGGTCGGGGGCGCGGGTGCCGGTGGTGCGGGGGCGCCCCCGGCCGGCGGCGGTGGCGTTGACGGCGGCGGACCGGACGGGGCACCTGGCTCTGACGGCTTGCCGGCGGCGGGCGGCTGCTTCTGACTGCTGACGGCGCCGATGTCCGCGAGGGAGAGGCGTCGGGGAGTTCCGTCCGGCTGTCGAAGCAGCACGGCGCTGTCCGTGATGTGCTCGATGGTGTGGCCGGCGAGGCGATCGCCCGCGCGCACGATCTGGTTGTTGAGGATGGCCAGGTGCCCTCCGGGGAATCCGACAATGCCCTGCAGGTTGAACAGGGCGCGCGGCACCGAGGCCTGCTGCGCGCGTGGCCGATCCGCCGAGGGGCCGAAGGCGAAGGGATCCCGATACTCGGAGGCCGGCGAGGGCACGGGCAGGGCGAGCCCGGTCGGCGGGGTCGGAGGTGTCAGGGACACCCCGCTGGCGCGGGCGGCCTCGTCGATGATCTGCCGCGCCTGCGGGGTCAGCTGAAGAGCGGTGACGCGGAAGCGCGCTTGGATCTCGGGATTGATGGGGGCCGCCGGCTGCCCTGGAGCGGGCGCGGCCTGGGTCGTACGCTGCGGCACCTCGATGGCCATGGCTTCCAGCGTGCCCCGATCCCCCTCGACGCGGCCGGCCAGGTCGACCAGGTCCTGGAAGGGCCCTCGCACGGTCAGGGCGTGCCACGACTTGCTGAACTGAGGCGTGGTCTGCTGCTCGAGCGGCCCCACGCCCAGCACGCGAAGCCGCGAGCCCTCGGCCAGCTCGGCCACGCGCGAGAGGAAGACGGCCGGATCGCCCGTGGTACCGGACCAGGACATTTCCTGGAGCACGCCCGCGTTCGACTTCATCTCGGTCAAAATCTCCTTCTGCTTCTGGTCGATGGCCACGGTCAAACGCGCCCGCTCCGCGGCGGCCTGGATGCCGCTGCTCCGGAGCGAGCGCGAGTACTGGAGCAGCCCGACCAGGCTGACCAGGAAAACCACGGCCAGGGCGATCCAGAGGATGGCCAGCTCGCGCTCTCTCACCGCGGCTTCTCTGACAGCACGATGAGCACCAGGAGCTGCTCGCGCTCACCCGATCCCTGCGAGCCATCCGCGGCCGCCGGTTTGATCTCCCAGCTCTTGAGCTGATAGCGCCTGCCCACGGTGGGGTCCTTCATCAGGCCGCCCATGAACTGCGCGATCTCGATGAGGGGGGGCGGCCCCGGTCGGAGCGGCGTGACCGCTTCGATGCGGAGGTCGCCTGCCCCGGGGGCCGGCGCCCCGACGGGCTGGGCCTGGCCCGCTGGAGCCGGCGTGCTCGTGGCCGGCGCGGCACCCACCTCGACCTTTTGCAGCTTCAGGGTGGCCGGGATCTGCTGCCGGAAGGCATTGAGCATCTCGGCCCATCGCACCTGGCGTTTGGCCTCGAGCGAGAGGGCCTGGAGATCCGCCCGGATGAGGTTCAATTTGCCGTCCAGCGAGGACAGATCGGCGCGGAGTTTTGGAATGGCGCCGACGTCTGACGAGAGACGGAAGCGAAGGGGCAGGATCAACGCGATGACGACGGCGAGCAGCAAGACACCGCAGCTAGCCGCCGCGATGGCCCACCGCCGACGTCCCTGGGGCCCGATGAACCAGTCTTGCCAGGTATCGGCGACATGACCCGGATGGGCCAGGTCGATGTGGAAGCGCGCGCTCATAGTCCCCTCAGGGCCAGGCCAAATGCCTGGAGGAACTGCGGGCCGGGCAGCCGAGGCGTATCGCCCACGGAGGAGGCCCGCACCTCGTGCGCTTGCAGGGGATCCATGATCTCGAAGGGCGCCGACAGGCCGAGTCGGTCCGCGAGCCAGCGCCCGATATACGGGATATCCGCCCAGCCGCCCAGCGCATAACGCGGAAGGCTCTCGCGATCGTACTCGGTGCGGTAGAAGGTGAGGGACAGCCGGATGTCCTCGGCCATCCGCTCGACCACCTCGCGGCAGGCGGTCTCGGCTTTCGGCGCTTCGGCGGGCGCGATGGTGCGGGTGAAAGTTTCCGTCGAGTACGGGGAGAGCTGGAAGGCGACCCGGATCTGCTCGGTGAAGGCCTCGGCCCCCACGTCGAGATAGCGCGCGACCACCGGACCCTGCTCGCTGAAGAGGCAGAGCACCGAGTTCTGGCGCCCGATATTGACGACGACGAGCAGCTCACCCGACTCCATGCCCGTCAGCTCCAGGGCGCCGTTGAGGATGGCGAGCGGCTCCACGTCCAGCATCTGGAGGTTCACGGATGCCTGCTTCAGCTGCTGGGTGCGCTCGTCGACCAAGCCGCGCGGCACGCTGACGGAGAGAATCTCGTTGGTGTTGTCGTCCTTGGCTTGTCTCAAGATCTGGGCATCCAGCACGGACTCGTCGGGCGGCAGGAGGCCGAGCTCGCGGTACTGCATCTCGAGCGCGGGAATGATGCGCGAGGCGGGGAGCGGCGGCAAGGTCACCTGCCGGATCACGACTTCAGGCCCCCCCACCGCGGCAATGACCGGCTCGCCATCCGCCCCGGCGTCGGCCATGGCGAGATGGATGGCTTGATTGACTTGCTGGGCTTGCGTCTCGGCCGCCACCGGAGCGCTGCCGAGACCGGTGATGACGACGTCGGCGCCGCGACCTTCGAGAGCCAGAGCCTTGATCGAGCCGGATCCGATGTCCAGCCCGACCACACGCCGTCGTCGCAAGAAATTCCCGAGCATAACCCCCCGAGCCGCGAGCCGAGCCGCTCCGGTGAGAGACCGGCTAATTCACTCCGTGAGCTTGCTTAAGGGGTTCGACTATAGCAGCCAGTTCCGGAAAACCCCAAGTAATACGTTACCTTATTGGTAGGAACAAATGCCCGACGGGGTCGTCGGTAGGGTGTCGGTCGGGCCCTGCCGGCACTCGAGCCAGAAGCGCGGCACGGGGGTGACCCGCCAGCGCTCCCCGGAGAGCCCCGACGGGGCAAAGAGCGCGGCGGGGAGATTTCTCGGATCGTACATGTTGGCCTGGAAGAACTGCGGCGGGCCTCCCCCGCCGGGCACGCTGCACGAGCCCACGGCGGCGCCGTTGAAGCAGAGGGTGTTCTTGGCCGCCAGGGCGCCAACGATGTGCACTCCGCGCTGGGAGTTGACGAGGCTCGTGTTGGCAAAGATAAACGCCATGACGCGGTTGAGGTTGAGGGCGCCCATGGCGATGTCGATCTGGAAGTCGCTCATGAGGACGAGGAGGTGATTGTCCGGGAAGCAATCGGAGTTGCAGAAGGCGGCGCCGGTTCCGTCGTTGAAGGCGGTGAGACCGCCGTCGAGCCTGATCTGCCGCGTGCTCCAGATGGCCGCTCCACGATAAGTGATGCCGAGTGGATTGACGATGAACTGGTGATTGCCATTGAGAAGCATCGGATTGGCCGGGGTCAGGTACTTTCCCGGCGTGGTATTCGGGGTTCCACAGTTGTTCCCGTTGCCTACGAACCCGAGTGTGGCGCTCGCCTGGTACCAGCAGATCCATCCGTTCTGGGGATTACCGGCCGCGTCCGTCCAACTCACTGCGTCAGCGAAGTCGAGAACGGTAAGGTCGAGCCCCCCGCTCGGTCCATTCCCGCCTAGGGAATTGCCTATGTCCGGGTACGTGCCCCCATTCATGGCCTGGGCATGGGTGGCCCAGAAGTTCGCCTGGTAGTTCGCATACGTGGTCCCGGCGATAATCACTGGGCTCGTGAGGTCTGGGAATGTCGGCGTGGCGATGTCCGCCCGGGCGAGCGGCGGGCCCGGGAAGCGGAAGGGGTAGGGCTTGGTGATGTTGTTCCCGTCCACCGTCAGGGTCGAGCCGCCGTTCAAGCTGAAGGCCGTGGCCGTGCAGGGCAGCGGGCAGCCGTCCGCCACGTAGATGGCGTCGAGCGGGCCCTTGCCGACGCGCCCCGAGCCCGGGCACCCGGGGCCATAGCAGGCGGTGGTGCCAGGCTGGCCGAGACTCGAGGCATTGAAGAGGGCCACGAGATTGTTGGTGATGTTCCCGTAGACTCTGAGGTCAGCCTCGAGCGACTCGACGCGGTTCGCCCCTCCGGTGCAGTCGGCGCCGGCGGGGCAAATCCTCTGCCGCCGCCTCATCGCCGTCAGGCTCGTCACATCCATCTGCTCCCAGTGGTTCCACATCTGGCTGCCCTGGAGCAGCCGGATGGCGGGGTTGCTATTGACATTGCCCAGGATGTTGACGCTTCCCGCGATATTGACCTGGCCCACGATCACGGGATTGCCGAGTCCGTCGCCGCCGCCCACGGTGATTCCCGCGGCAAAGGGCGAGGTGCTGCTGGCCCGGACCAGCACCTGGATCGTGCGAGAGCGCGAGTATCCGGGCGGGCCGTTGACCGTGCCCGTGCTCCGCAGGAAAGCGAGGTTGTCGCACACATCGCTCGCGGGCACTGGATCGACGAGGGCCTTGGTGCTGGCGGAGAAGCACGTCAGGCCGTGCGGATAGGTGAAGCCCGCGCTGATCGGGTTGTTGGCTTCGCCGACCGTGAGCAGCTTGAGCTCCACGGTGTAGGTCCCGCCCGGGTCCGTTCCGAAGTTGGTCACCGTCTGAGCGGGGAGAGTCGTATTGGCGATATTGAGCGTGCTGTACGTGTTGGCATTGCACCCGGGCGTGCACGCTGGCGTCCCGTCGGTCCAGCTCTCGGATCCGAAGGCGTCGTTGATGAAGCCGTTCTGGAGCTCGCGTATCCCGCGCTCGATGCCCGCCTGGGCCAGCTCGAAGGCGCGATAGTCGGCGAGGCTCGCCGCCGCGGACTTGTTCTCGATCTGCGCCAGGTCGAAGAGGGCGAGGCCCAGGATGGTGATGACCAGGAGCAGCATGAGGCTGATGATGAGCGCGCTGCCCCGCTCATCGGACAGGCGCCGCGCCGTGGAGACGTTGAATCGCTCCATGCTCAGTTCCTTGGCGTCAGGCTGAAGGCGAACCGGAGGCCGTTGACGCCGGCCTGGGCGCTGAAGTTGACGCCGTCGCTCAGGTCGAAGCGGACATCGACGAGCGGCGAGACAACCGTGCGTCCGGGGTCGGGACAGGAACCTGAAGAAGCCGGAAGACAAGTCACTCGCATGAACTGAGAGTTGGCGACCCGCAGCGGGGCGTCGATCTGAGCGGAGATCTGGCTCTGGGTGAGGGTCAGCAGGTTTTCCGTGGTGCCGCTCTGACAAGGGTCGCCGACGGCGAAATTGGTGAGCTGGCAGCGAAAGAGCTGGGGACCCGGTGGCGTGCTGATGGTTTGCTCCCAGATGCAGAAGAACCTCTGGCTGCCCGCCGCTCCCGATCCCCCCGCGCCCGACGTCACGTACATGACCGAGAGATTGACGGTCGAGTTCGGCCCGCAGGCGACCGTCTGGAGCGCGATCGACGCGACGAGCTCCCGCTGGATCCGCTCCTGGAGCAGGGTGCCGACGCGCTGGAGATAAGCCTGGGAAGTCCCGTAGTTGTACGCCTGCTGAGATGAGGTGTACAGCGTCATCATCCCGAACACGATCGTCATGAAGATGACCGAGGCGACGACGGCCTCGAGCAGCGTGAAGCCCCGGGCATCACGCAGGAGCCAGAGCCCGGAGCGCGTGGTCATCGCTTCACCAGGACCGCCTGGATCACCACGGGCTGGGTCACGGGGTTGGTGAAGTTCGTGGGCCCGTCGAGCACGCGCACCGACACGGTCACGAGCTTGGCCAGGAGCTGGGTGTTCGTCGGGCACCCGCCACTGTTCCATGCCACCGAGTAGTCCGTCGGGCACACGCCGGTGATGATGGTCTGGCGCCTGAAGCCGGGTACGGCGTCGGTGTCGCTGAAGTTGTCGATTTGCACTCCAGTCCCCGCCGTCTCCTCTCGCGCGTCGGGCAGGGTGGTCGAGCCGAAGCCCGTCGAGCGGATCTGCTCCATGCGCTGCTGGGCCACATAGAAGGCGACGCGGTTGTCGCCTTCGGCGTGGACGAAGTTCTGGGCCGTCCCGAACATCATGGCGGTAGCGATGGCCGCGATGCCGACAATGAAGGCAGCGATGAGGGCCTCGACCAGCGTGAACCCGCGCTGATCCCAGCCGGCCGTACCCCGAGCCCCCGGCCGGGCCGAGCCCAGGCCGGTGCCAGGAACCTTTACAATGCTGGGAAAGGCCTTTCGCACCACTGTCAAACCCCCTTCACTGCGAGCGATCCGAATGTAACCTACCCCCGCAAACCGTTGACACAACACTCTATTTTGAGGCCCTTGAGGAGGCTAACTCGACCCCGACCGCCAAGTCAACCGTCCGAGGCGGCCAATGACCTCCTGGTTGGGGGCAAGCGAGCTCTATCTATGCGTTGCTACAAGGTTCGTGCCATTCCGTCCGGCGGCAGGATGCATTGCCGCGCAACCTGGTTGGCAGCCGGCCGCTCGGGCGCGGACGCGGAGACTAGCCAAGTACCTTCCGATAGGTTGCCTCCTCGAATCCCACGAGCAGGGTGCGCCCTTGTCTGAGAGTGGGCGCTCTCAGGTTGCCCGTCGGTCCGAGCAGGAGGGCCAGCAGGTCGCTCCGGGGAGGCCGGCCGGCTCGCAAGTCGACATGGACCACGCGTTTGCCTTTGGCGACGTAGATCTCGTCCACATCGCCGAGGACGCTCAGCGCATGCTCGCCCTTGATGGTCTGCTTCTTGGCGTCGACCTGAGTCTTGGTCACGATCTTTCGCTTCGCAAGGAACCCTTGCGTCTTGACGCAGGTCTGTCAGCCTTTGCGGTGATAGCTCCAGTCCACCGATGCCATCGAGCATCTCCTCTCGTTCAGGCGGTCACGTCTTGAGCCTATAGGTCCGGTCCACCCAGAGGGGGACGGCCAGAACCGCCTCGTCGGCGATGGTCCACAGGACATGGCTCCAGTGGAAACTGACTCGAATCCCCCCGTTTTTGGGCTCGATCAGGAGCTTCTGCGGCGGAAGATCGAAGCCCACCCGTCGGGCGCCGAGCAAGAGGGCCGTGCGCGTGTCCGCGGCGAACTCCTGCAGAGCAACGGCGGGCTGCGTGACGGCGGCCGCCGTGCGCGGACGGCGGCTCGCCTCATCCACGGCCTGGTCAACGAGGCTGCGCGCCTGAAGATAGCCGGAGCCGGCCGCGATGGCCGCGTAGCCCGCATAGCCGAGGACGACGAGCCACACGACGCGGTTGATGAACGTCCGTACTCTCATGCGTTCTCCGAGGCCTTCATGCGCCGTCACACTCTAAGCCGGTCGAATGCGTCGAGGCAAGCGCGGGCACTGGGGCAATTTGCTTCGCCATACTTCGTTGCGAGCGGGCCGGCAGCCCTCAACGTACGTTCGACTCAGCCCTCGCCTCGGGGCTGCGCCCCTCAGCTCGAATTGCCACGTACGCCTCGGGCTACCGACCCGCTCGCGCGTGGCAGTTCGAGCTGAGGGCCAGCCCGAGGCGAGGGCTGAGTTGATCTGGCTCGCAACTTGCCCCAGTGCCAGCGCCCAAACTGACCACCACGCAAGGGCGCCAGATTGGCCGGCGCCTCGCGCGCATGGTAGGGTGTCAGCGCCGTGTCATTCAGCACTCTCCCCTGGCGCGCTATCTTGGTCGGCGCCCTCGTCGGGCTGGCCGTGGCATTGGCCGACGCCTACGACGTCTCGGGATTCCTCACGAACAACGAGCTCAAAGCCGTGAATGCGCAGTTCTCGCTGCGGGGCTTCCGGGACCCCCAGTCGC
The Candidatus Methylomirabilota bacterium genome window above contains:
- the pilM gene encoding pilus assembly protein PilM — protein: MRRRRVVGLDIGSGSIKALALEGRGADVVITGLGSAPVAAETQAQQVNQAIHLAMADAGADGEPVIAAVGGPEVVIRQVTLPPLPASRIIPALEMQYRELGLLPPDESVLDAQILRQAKDDNTNEILSVSVPRGLVDERTQQLKQASVNLQMLDVEPLAILNGALELTGMESGELLVVVNIGRQNSVLCLFSEQGPVVARYLDVGAEAFTEQIRVAFQLSPYSTETFTRTIAPAEAPKAETACREVVERMAEDIRLSLTFYRTEYDRESLPRYALGGWADIPYIGRWLADRLGLSAPFEIMDPLQAHEVRASSVGDTPRLPGPQFLQAFGLALRGL
- a CDS encoding type II secretion system protein is translated as MVRKAFPSIVKVPGTGLGSARPGARGTAGWDQRGFTLVEALIAAFIVGIAAIATAMMFGTAQNFVHAEGDNRVAFYVAQQRMEQIRSTGFGSTTLPDAREETAGTGVQIDNFSDTDAVPGFRRQTIITGVCPTDYSVAWNSGGCPTNTQLLAKLVTVSVRVLDGPTNFTNPVTQPVVIQAVLVKR
- a CDS encoding PilX N-terminal domain-containing pilus assembly protein, giving the protein MERFNVSTARRLSDERGSALIISLMLLLVITILGLALFDLAQIENKSAAASLADYRAFELAQAGIERGIRELQNGFINDAFGSESWTDGTPACTPGCNANTYSTLNIANTTLPAQTVTNFGTDPGGTYTVELKLLTVGEANNPISAGFTYPHGLTCFSASTKALVDPVPASDVCDNLAFLRSTGTVNGPPGYSRSRTIQVLVRASSTSPFAAGITVGGGDGLGNPVIVGQVNIAGSVNILGNVNSNPAIRLLQGSQMWNHWEQMDVTSLTAMRRRQRICPAGADCTGGANRVESLEADLRVYGNITNNLVALFNASSLGQPGTTACYGPGCPGSGRVGKGPLDAIYVADGCPLPCTATAFSLNGGSTLTVDGNNITKPYPFRFPGPPLARADIATPTFPDLTSPVIIAGTTYANYQANFWATHAQAMNGGTYPDIGNSLGGNGPSGGLDLTVLDFADAVSWTDAAGNPQNGWICWYQASATLGFVGNGNNCGTPNTTPGKYLTPANPMLLNGNHQFIVNPLGITYRGAAIWSTRQIRLDGGLTAFNDGTGAAFCNSDCFPDNHLLVLMSDFQIDIAMGALNLNRVMAFIFANTSLVNSQRGVHIVGALAAKNTLCFNGAAVGSCSVPGGGGPPQFFQANMYDPRNLPAALFAPSGLSGERWRVTPVPRFWLECRQGPTDTLPTTPSGICSYQ